Proteins encoded in a region of the Tolumonas lignilytica genome:
- a CDS encoding AraC family transcriptional regulator, whose translation MNSEYKERVNRTIRFIEDNINQKLSLSDVAKVSYFSEFHFHRIFRAIVGETVNDYIARRRIEKAINMLVFKPKTSITEIALACGFSSNANFSKAVKIHFGFTPSEIRNPQKIKDSKIGKVFSKYGKDFNPVDLYPNHITNNVIFIGDTNMNVEIKDLEEQQVCTLPSEAGYQPEAIFNAWDRLIQWAIANGIQTNTQQRFAFCFDNPTVTPIDKCRYEASIVIDETVQVKSPFSLSKIPKGKYAVLYFKGKPEDTIKAQLGIYSDWFPQSGFEPDNFPMLEHYLNDVRQDGYIEMEILVKLKKL comes from the coding sequence ATGAATTCAGAATATAAAGAGCGTGTTAATCGAACAATCCGGTTTATTGAAGATAACATTAACCAAAAATTGTCACTCAGTGATGTTGCCAAAGTTAGCTATTTTTCTGAATTTCATTTTCATCGCATTTTTAGAGCAATTGTTGGTGAAACGGTGAATGATTACATAGCACGCAGGAGAATCGAAAAAGCAATCAACATGCTAGTTTTCAAGCCTAAAACTTCTATCACAGAAATTGCCTTAGCATGTGGTTTTTCTTCAAATGCAAATTTCTCAAAAGCTGTCAAAATACATTTTGGCTTTACCCCATCTGAAATTAGAAATCCTCAAAAAATAAAAGATAGCAAGATTGGAAAAGTTTTTAGCAAGTATGGAAAAGATTTCAACCCCGTCGATTTGTATCCTAATCACATCACAAATAATGTGATCTTTATAGGAGATACAAATATGAATGTTGAGATAAAAGATCTCGAAGAACAACAGGTATGCACATTGCCATCTGAAGCTGGTTACCAGCCAGAAGCCATCTTTAATGCATGGGATAGATTGATTCAATGGGCCATAGCAAATGGTATTCAAACTAATACCCAACAGCGCTTTGCTTTTTGCTTTGACAATCCAACAGTCACACCAATTGATAAATGCCGCTATGAAGCATCTATTGTGATTGATGAAACTGTACAAGTTAAATCGCCATTCTCATTATCAAAAATTCCAAAAGGGAAATACGCTGTACTATATTTCAAAGGTAAACCAGAGGACACAATAAAAGCTCAATTAGGCATTTATTCAGATTGGTTTCCCCAAAGTGGTTTTGAACCAGACAATTTCCCAATGCTTGAACATTACCTGAATGATGTTAGACAGGATGGATATATTGAAATGGAAATTTTGGTTAAGTTAAAAAAACTATGA
- a CDS encoding copper-binding protein, whose translation MKNTFVRFAAVAALSLAALSSQAAVDTYKAHGSVLAVNAADQTVTVKQDAVTELGWPARTVTYNADGSNVLKGVTVGQTVDVQFTSSNAFNADAHFVTPVSQ comes from the coding sequence ATGAAAAATACCTTCGTACGTTTTGCTGCTGTTGCTGCATTATCACTGGCTGCACTGTCATCTCAGGCTGCGGTAGACACTTATAAAGCACACGGTTCAGTATTGGCTGTCAATGCAGCAGACCAGACCGTAACTGTAAAACAAGATGCGGTTACGGAACTGGGCTGGCCAGCACGTACCGTCACTTACAATGCCGACGGTAGCAATGTGCTGAAAGGGGTGACTGTGGGTCAGACCGTCGATGTCCAATTTACCTCATCCAATGCTTTCAATGCAGATGCACACTTTGTAACGCCAGTTTCTCAATAA
- a CDS encoding restriction endonuclease: protein MLKEVTYLTNVNTEYEKLVATIHQGMLNYDGFDNLRVEHNITLIGKSGAKHQIDVFWEFKAAGTTYRTCVECKNYSSSVKKLHVAAFASVLNDIGNANGIIATTSSFQKGALLLAKENNIRLVTVNHLLQSIHLTMNPTQSNIDNLQFQFSRDSIVSALKRNNITELNFNYMINGNDFLLDENNNPVIKIADLIRSHVKNEGENIIENVNLFFNFETVGLLKISSLSFRLTKVQLPTIESTISLPTTAKAVIEDIVENNIYYLHDDGSVSAPSDNRA from the coding sequence ATGCTCAAAGAGGTTACCTATTTGACGAATGTAAATACTGAATATGAAAAATTAGTGGCCACAATACATCAAGGAATGCTCAACTATGATGGCTTTGACAATTTACGAGTTGAACACAATATCACTCTAATCGGCAAAAGCGGAGCCAAACATCAAATTGATGTATTCTGGGAGTTTAAAGCCGCAGGTACTACTTATAGAACTTGTGTGGAATGTAAAAATTACTCATCTTCAGTTAAGAAACTTCATGTTGCAGCATTTGCGTCAGTTTTAAATGACATTGGAAATGCAAACGGCATAATTGCAACAACATCATCATTCCAAAAAGGAGCTTTACTCTTAGCGAAAGAAAATAATATCAGGTTAGTTACAGTTAACCACTTATTACAATCTATCCATTTAACGATGAATCCGACACAAAGCAACATTGATAATTTACAATTCCAATTTAGCAGAGATAGCATCGTTAGCGCCTTAAAAAGAAACAATATTACTGAATTAAATTTTAACTACATGATAAACGGCAATGATTTTTTATTAGATGAAAATAACAACCCTGTCATTAAGATAGCAGACCTAATACGAAGTCACGTAAAGAATGAAGGTGAAAACATCATTGAAAATGTGAATTTATTTTTCAACTTTGAAACGGTAGGTTTACTAAAAATTAGTTCTCTCTCATTTAGATTGACTAAAGTACAATTACCAACAATAGAAAGTACTATTTCTCTGCCAACAACAGCAAAAGCCGTTATAGAAGATATTGTTGAGAATAATATATATTACCTACACGATGATGGTAGCGTGTCTGCACCATCAGATAATAGAGCATAA
- a CDS encoding DUF2971 domain-containing protein, translating to MNLYKYQSIDPSVPPAKNKSIQNLFEATVVFSARQNFNDLFDSKVNFIIPRRERLRKFRGSLSKSQREVFDSFTPGNTDFFQKLKQQTNTLIDSYYFYCLTTNPLNNLMWSHYANSHHGFCIEWDADKMNADKVIYSEQIASIDLLDITRSNMGLISQEKMGDDLWAALRTKLDYWSYENEYRVKLSHEMKQLVTFKDNKISVTKADSTWIKSIIFGVRCPVNVVTYVAENIPFRVNFKKCKIINSELYITPI from the coding sequence ATGAATTTATATAAATATCAAAGTATCGATCCTTCAGTTCCTCCAGCTAAAAATAAATCAATTCAAAATTTATTTGAAGCCACCGTTGTGTTTTCTGCTAGACAAAATTTTAACGATCTATTCGATTCAAAAGTTAACTTTATCATTCCACGCAGAGAAAGATTAAGAAAATTTCGCGGCTCACTTTCAAAATCACAAAGAGAAGTATTTGATTCCTTTACTCCTGGAAACACTGATTTTTTTCAAAAATTAAAACAACAAACAAATACCTTAATTGATTCTTACTATTTTTACTGTTTAACCACAAATCCACTTAACAATCTGATGTGGTCGCATTACGCGAATAGCCATCATGGTTTTTGTATCGAGTGGGATGCGGATAAAATGAATGCCGATAAAGTCATTTATTCTGAACAAATTGCGAGCATCGATTTATTAGACATTACTCGGTCAAATATGGGCCTTATTAGTCAAGAAAAAATGGGGGATGACCTCTGGGCAGCTCTACGAACAAAACTGGATTATTGGTCTTATGAAAATGAGTATAGAGTTAAACTTAGTCACGAAATGAAACAGCTAGTTACTTTTAAAGATAACAAAATTAGTGTCACCAAAGCTGATTCTACTTGGATTAAATCCATAATTTTTGGTGTTCGCTGCCCTGTTAACGTTGTTACATATGTTGCAGAAAATATTCCATTCAGAGTTAATTTCAAGAAATGCAAGATTATTAATTCTGAACTGTACATCACACCAATATAA
- a CDS encoding NUDIX hydrolase yields the protein MDFDDKFRLSSHAVILNSEGQVLLLKADYGSKSWGLPGGALEPGETIHEALIRECREELGSEILIHYLSGVYFHSAYNSQAFIFRCELPSPSNIILSHEHSEFRYASISELSAVQQQRISDCLNFSGVVTSAKF from the coding sequence ATGGATTTTGATGATAAATTCAGGCTCAGCAGTCATGCGGTCATTCTTAATTCCGAAGGGCAAGTTTTACTCTTAAAAGCCGATTACGGTTCCAAATCCTGGGGGCTTCCTGGTGGTGCATTAGAGCCCGGTGAAACCATTCACGAAGCGTTGATCCGCGAGTGCCGAGAAGAACTCGGGTCTGAAATTCTTATCCATTATCTCAGCGGTGTGTATTTCCATTCTGCCTATAATTCACAGGCTTTCATTTTCCGTTGCGAACTGCCCTCGCCTTCTAACATCATTCTCAGTCATGAACATTCTGAATTTCGTTATGCCTCAATTTCAGAACTCAGTGCTGTCCAGCAACAGCGCATATCTGACTGCCTTAATTTTTCGGGTGTTGTTACCAGTGCTAAATTCTAA
- a CDS encoding GNAT family N-acetyltransferase, which yields MISIRNYEVSDTGALWSIFYNTVRMVNIQDYSLAQVQAWASDSIDPAIWQSMLIQNAPFVALMNSTIVGYADLQQDGLIDHFFVHHAFQKQGVGNALMQHIIDAANERDLVSLHANVSKTAKPFFERFGFVVIKEQTVELRNELFTNFLMQNSQLTKT from the coding sequence ATGATTTCTATTCGAAACTATGAAGTGTCAGATACCGGTGCGTTGTGGTCTATTTTTTATAACACCGTTCGCATGGTCAACATTCAGGATTATTCATTAGCACAAGTTCAAGCGTGGGCTTCTGATTCTATCGATCCGGCAATTTGGCAATCAATGTTAATTCAAAATGCCCCCTTTGTTGCTCTAATGAACAGCACAATAGTTGGTTATGCTGATCTTCAACAAGATGGTTTAATTGATCACTTTTTTGTTCATCACGCATTCCAAAAACAAGGTGTCGGTAACGCTCTGATGCAACACATAATTGATGCAGCAAATGAACGTGATCTGGTTTCACTACATGCCAATGTGAGCAAAACAGCCAAACCGTTTTTTGAGCGATTTGGGTTTGTTGTTATTAAAGAACAAACTGTTGAATTACGTAATGAGCTGTTTACTAATTTTCTAATGCAAAACAGCCAGTTAACAAAAACTTAA